The sequence tacaatgataatttaatatggtcaataaaataaaatgtataacaaacatactgttgacatgtaggatatggtgtaatggaatgttttgccttgtgtggtaggttttgtggtttttgacactcttatgtaggtgtcataacgcaatatatgtcacaacaggtctaaatatgtcATGAAAGGGTTATGACCATGTTATGTCAACTggtatgacatggttatgaccgtgttaTGATGCttggtgtcaagtaaagtgttactgaAAAATGTCCTAGGCTTGATGACTATCCTACAACAGTTTTTCACATGTAGATGGACAGCATTCATATTTAAAAGTATTAATGTTTTCCAGGTCGTGCAGTGGAAGAGACCGCCTTGGTCCTTTCGGGTTGAGTGACATCACTTGGTTGACAGCCAATACAGAAAACCCGCTAGCAGTGGGTCAATATGTGAACAACTGCTCAAATGGTACCATCACATCTCTGCTCACCCATAGGAGAAATGGGGCTAGCTATAATTAGATAAAATATTTCTATACAGATATGCTTCTATATTCTTATATCATGAAGACTATTTATTTTACATAATTATTGTCTGTCTGCAATGTTGCGAATGCTGTGACCACAGCATATCTAAATATTCCTTttccttttttttgtgtgtgtggaatTATACTCTTGTCTTTCAGAGAGGGCTGCAAATGTGTGCTATCAGGAGTATGATGTGCCTGAAGCATTTCCTCTAGAACTTCGCCAGTACCTTCCCAATGTGAATTACAGACATGATACGCAAAGGCAAGAATTTAAAGGATGCTTGAAATAATGTTGGTCCCTACTTCCTGCagtatttgttgttgttgattgtgTTACTGTTGACTGCGCCCATTGCAATCTCAAAAGTTCATTTATTAATTCAGCAGCTGTGTGGATTGATTCACTCATAAGTAATTTAGAGCAATTAACAGCAAGTGTAGGCCAGAGCTATGAATATGGATACGGCTCTGGTCTAGGCTACTGGGGTGTTTATTTAATCGTTTTATACCAGGGATACCAAACCTAGTGTTTCTGTTTGTATTCACAGCTATAAATGTATTAATACAAATGTTAATGACTTTCTGTTTTGGCTCCATTTCCAAACAGCAGCTTTTGCTGTTGTTGACTAGTGAGTAGTCTTCTGAGCCAGCCTGTCTTGAACTGGCTTAGTCTCGATGTGGCATGTGGCGACGCTTTCCATTGCCTGTCCAGCATAGCCACACCTTATTACATAGAAGACAACCTAAATGTCCCTTGTCTGTCAAGAAGGTTTAATACAATTGTTTGAACTTAGTCTGCCGATTGTCCGTGGGGTTGGTTATTATTCGGATTgaaatttgagacaaaatatccacaggaaattATTATTAAACCAACTTCAAAACGCAGGTCTCTGTGTGGCAATCAAGATTTTTTTTGCTCATCCCCCTAATGCATGTGTACAAGACTGAAGAACATGCATGCAATGCATGCTAACCAAAGTCTTGCTCGTGTTTACATGGTTGTGCTTATGTGCCAGGTTATAGAAATCTCGATGTTGTGGCCTGTGTGTTCCAGCCGCTGACCCACATGTATGCCAGAGTAAGCATGGGTTCGAATCTGACCCACTGCCGTTTGACTCCCCGATCTCCCCTGTTTCTCCAACACTTTACTATCTCTTTAATGAATCAAAACAATTATGCAAGGAGTTGGACTGCCCCACTCCTTAAAAATAACTTTTTGAAGAATGTTatggcaaaatgtagatttccTCCAAAATAGAAATACCCAAATGTAATTATTTTTCATGAGATGGCCAtgaacaataactagtaatgctgtATATATCTATACAAGTCTAACTCACCTTTCTGGGAAAAGTAGTTGGAAATTCCCAAGGTGTACTCAAGTCTATACAACAAATATTCAGAAAATATAAAACCAATTTTTCCCTATTCAACAAAAGTGGGGGAATAGGGCTTG is a genomic window of Salvelinus alpinus chromosome 18, SLU_Salpinus.1, whole genome shotgun sequence containing:
- the setd9 gene encoding SET domain-containing protein 9 isoform X3, which codes for MRGTIYQAYEPILFQSIRNPFVFRCIDHVLIDGNDKGISKIVYRSCSGRDRLGPFGLSDITWLTANTENPLAVGQYVNNCSNERAANVCYQEYDVPEAFPLELRQYLPNVNYRHDTQRPLRCVVLVALRDIHPGEELFSNYFTIVH